The window GAGGGTGGACGTGGCAAGAACCACAGAGAACATTATGAGCAAAATCTCATTGATGCGGTTATCAGAGCAGGCGAGCTTCAGCAATGGGTTAGTGTCACAAAAGTAATGATTGATGACGTTGGGCCCGCAGAATGACAACCTCAGCAAGCCACATGTGTGGGTCAGTGAGTTCACGAGCCCCCCTACATATGAGCCGGCCACTAGACGAAAACAGACTCTCTTAGACATAACAGCAGTGTACAGCAGAGGGTTACAGATGGCTACATAGCGGTCACATGCCATCACGGCCAGCAGAAACCCTTCTGTGGTCACAAAAACAGCGAAGGAGAAGTGTTGGGCAATACAGGCAGAGTAAGAAATGCTTTTACTCCCCACTAAGAAATTCACCAGCATCCTCGGAGCAAAGACTGAGGAATAGCAAAGGTCAATGACAGACAGGTTActgaggaagaagtacatgggggtgtggagtcggGGATCAACCCTGATCAACATGATCATCCCGAGATTCCCCACCAGCGTAAGAATATAGATCACCAGAAACACCGCAAAGAGGGGTATCTGCAACGCCTCACGATCTGTCAACCCCAGGAGGATGAACTGGGTCACCATGCTGTGATTGCCCTCAGCCATTTATACAGGGGTACATGAAACCATACCTGCCGGGATAACAAGAGAAAGCAGCGTGGAAGAAGGAAATTTCATGGCATGAATTAAATCTGAATGACACCACTGGGCTTGAGAGTCGGTAGTGAATATCTTACAGGAAACCAGCCACCCTGATGTCTGGGAAAAGTTGAGATGGAATTTTTGATTTACACTCCCTTTTCATgaggactgggattttcaaagctgtctaggaGATTTTGACATCCCAGTCTCCATAAAATTGACTGGAATTAGGCATCCAGTTCCCCTTGGGGAATTTCCAAATTCAAGCACATTCTTACAAATTTTCCCCAATGAAATATACCTGCATGAGTTATGAGTTTACTTTATATTGTCTGCTCACTAAGGGTAAGTTAGAAAGCTCTCGTACTTGGGATCCTATTCTCTGGGTTCAGACTCCTCCCAGATAACCTTTTAGATGACTACAGCATCTCAGTCGTGTCCCAGTCACTTGGTTACTGCTGCTTCATAACATATCCTCTGTTGATAATCCCAAGCGTTTGAAAACCAGGAACCAGGCTTCCAAAAATCATGCGATTGGTTTAAAATCTtgagatcattttaaaataatacagaaaGGGTTTAGAAAGGGTAGATCCATCTTTAGGATATATAGGGTCCTAAGAAGTATTTTTAAACCCTGTGCCCAATGGCAGCCTTAAGGGGATGACAGCAATTTTTTTAGagttgtgattttataatcttcagcaacatactgatgaaatatttttaaagcagattttaaaCGTAGCTCcggtagactaacatgttctgagtaaatattacagtgatgcacaactgtttttgtcagtaaattcggaaactgacagtatatacccaGGAGCTGGCAAATGCCCATTAAATGGTTCCATTACCACTTTAATGGCTCTTTAAGAatttcaatgttgtgctaataggtctggcaggctggaggctttttcacttttaagttaacTGGATCCCTtccagaggaagactcaccaggctgcagcagccaccagcaacagggataggaagaggcaggTAGGTG of the Eretmochelys imbricata isolate rEreImb1 chromosome 6, rEreImb1.hap1, whole genome shotgun sequence genome contains:
- the LOC144266320 gene encoding olfactory receptor 5J3-like, with protein sequence MAEGNHSMVTQFILLGLTDREALQIPLFAVFLVIYILTLVGNLGMIMLIRVDPRLHTPMYFFLSNLSVIDLCYSSVFAPRMLVNFLVGSKSISYSACIAQHFSFAVFVTTEGFLLAVMACDRYVAICNPLLYTAVMSKRVCFRLVAGSYVGGLVNSLTHTCGLLRLSFCGPNVINHYFCDTNPLLKLACSDNRINEILLIMFSVVLATSTLLIIIISYLYIFFSILRIRFAAGRRKAFSTCASHLTAVTMLYGPVSLSHIQPSSTYSLEQEKISAVFYTLVVPMLNPLIYSLRNKEIKDALKRVVDWKNILS